The proteins below come from a single Acidovorax sp. NCPPB 4044 genomic window:
- the thiD gene encoding bifunctional hydroxymethylpyrimidine kinase/phosphomethylpyrimidine kinase produces the protein MTTDPSPKSPPPSQTGSNADAEADTSPICVMAFNASDPSGAGGLTGDIATIASVGGHAVAIVTGAYVRDTAQVFDHYPLDDEAVAEQARTVLEDLTVQAIKVGFVGSPENLAAIASIASDYDDVPVIAYMPDLSWWQDDLIDQYLDAFQELLLPLTSVLVGNYSTLCRWLLPDWSSDRKPSARDLAMTASELGVPYLLVTGIPAPDQHVENVLTSAQSVLGTTRFELFDATFAGAGDTLSAALTALVASGNDLGEAASEALTYLDHCLDAGFRPGMGQFLPDRMFWAQPDDDDDEDSDDEPPVDPTATDGFVMPPHDTQH, from the coding sequence ATGACCACAGATCCATCCCCCAAATCCCCTCCCCCCTCGCAGACCGGCTCCAATGCCGACGCCGAAGCCGACACCTCGCCCATCTGCGTCATGGCCTTCAACGCCAGCGATCCCAGCGGGGCCGGAGGCCTCACCGGCGACATCGCCACCATTGCCTCGGTGGGCGGCCACGCGGTGGCGATCGTGACTGGCGCGTACGTACGTGACACCGCCCAGGTGTTCGATCATTACCCGCTGGACGACGAAGCGGTTGCCGAACAGGCACGAACCGTGCTAGAGGATCTGACCGTCCAAGCCATCAAGGTCGGCTTCGTCGGGAGCCCCGAAAACCTGGCCGCGATCGCCTCGATCGCCTCCGATTACGACGACGTGCCGGTGATCGCGTACATGCCCGACCTCTCGTGGTGGCAGGACGACCTCATCGACCAGTACCTCGATGCCTTCCAGGAGCTGCTGCTGCCGCTGACCTCGGTGCTGGTGGGCAACTACAGCACCCTCTGCCGCTGGCTGCTGCCGGACTGGTCCAGCGACCGCAAGCCGTCGGCACGCGATCTGGCCATGACGGCATCCGAACTCGGCGTGCCCTACCTGCTCGTCACCGGCATCCCTGCGCCGGACCAGCATGTCGAGAACGTGCTCACCTCCGCCCAGAGCGTGCTGGGCACGACGCGCTTCGAACTGTTCGATGCAACCTTTGCCGGCGCGGGCGACACGCTGTCGGCCGCCCTGACGGCCCTCGTGGCCAGCGGCAACGATCTGGGCGAGGCGGCGAGCGAAGCGCTCACCTACCTCGATCACTGCCTGGACGCCGGTTTCCGGCCCGGCATGGGCCAGTTCCTGCCGGACCGCATGTTCTGGGCCCAGCCCGACGATGACGACGACGAAGATTCCGACGATGAACCGCCGGTCGACCCCACAGCCACCGACGGCTTCGTGATGCCACCCCATGACACCCAGCACTGA
- a CDS encoding chemotaxis protein CheW gives MANREALRELQARLAARLQAARVEGSSVSSWLAVESAGRRFLLPLGQSGEIFPWTGVQAVPYTQGWFLGVANLRGSLIGVVDLAGLLGFSSARSEQALSESSLLALNAALDVNAALLVDRLAGLRGTDAFVDSAPPAADAPPYFGTTYLDAEGAPWQELNLQALSQHPAFLSISA, from the coding sequence ATGGCCAATCGTGAAGCGCTCCGAGAGCTCCAGGCCCGGCTGGCCGCCCGTCTGCAGGCAGCGCGGGTCGAGGGTTCGTCCGTGTCCTCCTGGCTGGCCGTGGAATCGGCCGGCCGCCGTTTCCTGCTGCCCCTCGGGCAGTCGGGAGAGATCTTTCCCTGGACGGGTGTCCAGGCCGTCCCCTATACCCAAGGCTGGTTCCTGGGAGTCGCCAACCTGCGTGGTTCGCTGATCGGCGTCGTCGATCTCGCGGGCCTGCTGGGGTTCTCCTCTGCCCGCTCGGAGCAGGCGCTCAGCGAATCCAGTCTGCTCGCCCTCAATGCCGCCCTCGACGTGAATGCGGCGCTGCTGGTCGATCGGCTTGCCGGGCTGCGCGGAACCGATGCCTTCGTGGATTCCGCGCCCCCCGCGGCCGACGCTCCGCCGTACTTCGGCACCACCTACCTGGACGCCGAAGGCGCTCCCTGGCAGGAACTCAACCTGCAGGCGCTCTCCCAGCACCCCGCATTCCTCAGCATCAGCGCTTGA
- a CDS encoding response regulator, with the protein MPIQKVLVVDDSKTELMFLTDLLQKKGMQVRTAENADEAFRRLAEEKPDLILMDVVMPGQNGFQLTRAISRDPQYADVPIIMCTSKNQETDRVWGMRQGARGYITKPVDPAELQAKIDALN; encoded by the coding sequence ATGCCCATCCAGAAAGTTCTGGTCGTTGACGACTCGAAGACCGAGTTGATGTTCTTGACCGACTTGTTGCAGAAGAAAGGCATGCAGGTCCGTACCGCGGAAAATGCCGACGAGGCTTTCCGCCGCCTAGCCGAAGAAAAGCCCGACCTCATCCTGATGGACGTGGTCATGCCGGGCCAGAACGGCTTCCAGTTGACGCGCGCGATCAGCCGCGATCCGCAATATGCCGACGTGCCGATCATCATGTGCACGAGCAAGAACCAGGAAACGGACCGGGTGTGGGGCATGCGGCAGGGTGCGCGCGGTTACATCACCAAGCCGGTGGATCCCGCCGAGCTGCAGGCCAAGATCGACGCCCTGAACTGA
- a CDS encoding pectate lyase has translation MTPITNLLSTLTTWAAQQHARLSDSAPSKSSKFDTQAQHQSFETLLRGFLEKLLKDLMPQQQNGKNAGDQGTPSSPPSPSSTAPRSPSPSPAPSPTTAGEPRSPSPSPSPSPSPAPAAAPAPAPAPASAPASTGNTAGTPETTAPSGTSTSKGASKPPANMQVGAPTGVEEVNKPIVVKAGETFDGQGKLFNAGSGLDGGGTAETRLPIFILEPGASVKNLQFKGGDGIHLLGDAKLDNVHGLQTGDDFVTVDGKENRTVDAQRAGYTGTIPPGPANVEITNSSFQNSHDKAIQINGDVNLKLQGIYADNIGQLAVTRGGYPITAKVDIADSTIQDLKSHLFRFDDRNSTLSIANTDVDGGKTPVSVMAGNPANVHGAGTVRQSTQTVG, from the coding sequence ATGACTCCAATTACCAACCTCCTGTCCACCCTGACCACCTGGGCCGCGCAGCAGCACGCCAGGCTCTCGGATTCCGCGCCGTCGAAGTCCTCCAAGTTCGACACGCAGGCGCAGCATCAAAGCTTTGAAACCCTGCTGCGCGGTTTCCTGGAGAAACTGCTCAAGGACCTGATGCCGCAGCAGCAGAACGGAAAGAACGCGGGCGACCAGGGCACGCCGTCGTCCCCGCCCTCCCCCTCCTCCACTGCGCCGCGGAGTCCGAGCCCATCGCCTGCGCCCTCGCCGACCACGGCGGGCGAGCCACGCAGCCCGTCACCTTCACCTTCACCTTCACCTTCACCGGCGCCTGCAGCGGCACCGGCACCGGCACCAGCGCCCGCCAGCGCGCCGGCATCCACCGGCAATACGGCGGGCACGCCGGAGACGACGGCTCCCTCGGGCACCTCCACCAGCAAGGGAGCGTCCAAGCCCCCGGCCAACATGCAGGTCGGCGCACCCACCGGCGTCGAGGAAGTGAACAAGCCCATCGTGGTCAAGGCCGGCGAGACCTTCGACGGCCAAGGCAAGCTCTTCAATGCCGGATCGGGACTGGATGGCGGCGGCACGGCAGAAACCCGCCTGCCGATCTTCATCCTCGAGCCCGGGGCCTCGGTGAAGAACCTCCAGTTCAAGGGCGGGGACGGCATCCACCTGCTGGGCGATGCCAAGCTGGACAACGTGCATGGCCTGCAGACGGGCGACGACTTCGTCACCGTGGACGGCAAGGAGAACCGCACCGTGGACGCCCAGCGCGCCGGCTACACGGGCACGATCCCGCCGGGCCCGGCGAACGTGGAGATCACCAACTCCTCGTTCCAGAACAGCCACGACAAGGCGATCCAGATCAACGGCGACGTCAACCTGAAGCTGCAGGGCATCTACGCCGACAACATCGGCCAATTGGCCGTCACGCGCGGCGGCTATCCGATCACGGCCAAGGTGGACATCGCCGATTCGACCATCCAGGACCTGAAGTCGCACCTGTTCCGCTTCGACGACAGGAACTCCACCCTGAGCATCGCCAACACCGATGTGGATGGCGGCAAGACGCCCGTGAGCGTGATGGCCGGCAACCCTGCCAACGTCCACGGTGCCGGCACCGTTCGCCAGTCGACCCAGACCGTCGGCTGA
- the hemL gene encoding glutamate-1-semialdehyde 2,1-aminomutase translates to MTPSTDLNLPLFERAKALIPGGVNSPVRAFKAVGGTPRFVQRAQGAYFWDANGQRFIDYIGSWGPMILGHGHPAVLEAVQKAALDGFSFGAPTEREVELAEEILRHVPSMEMIRLVSSGTEAGMSAIRLARGATGRSKIIKFNGCYHGHADALLVKAGSGLATFGHATSAGVPPEVVQHTLVLEYNDVAQLEEAFALHGSEIAGLMIEPIAGNMNFVRASVPFMQRCRELCTQHGALLVLDEVMTGFRVALGSAQSVYAKAIPGFRPDITVLGKVIGGGMPLAAFGGSRAVMEQLAPLGPVYQAGTLSGNPVATACGLATLREISRPGFYEALGERTRALADGLAEAARAEGVPFCADSEGGMFGFFLMPELPQNYPTVMATDSARFNALFHGLLERGVYIAPALYEAGFVSSAHTAQDIDETLSCAREVFRTLGAQ, encoded by the coding sequence ATGACACCCAGCACTGACCTCAACCTTCCTCTCTTCGAGCGCGCCAAGGCGCTCATCCCCGGCGGCGTGAATTCTCCGGTGCGGGCCTTCAAGGCCGTGGGCGGCACGCCCCGCTTCGTGCAGCGCGCGCAGGGAGCGTACTTCTGGGACGCCAACGGCCAGCGCTTCATCGACTACATCGGCTCCTGGGGTCCGATGATCCTGGGCCACGGGCACCCGGCCGTGCTGGAGGCCGTGCAGAAGGCCGCGCTGGACGGCTTCAGCTTCGGTGCGCCGACCGAGCGCGAGGTGGAGCTGGCCGAAGAGATCCTGCGCCACGTGCCGTCCATGGAGATGATCCGGCTGGTCAGCTCCGGCACCGAAGCCGGCATGAGCGCCATCCGACTCGCACGGGGCGCCACCGGGCGCAGCAAGATCATCAAGTTCAACGGCTGCTACCACGGCCATGCCGACGCCCTGCTGGTCAAGGCCGGCTCGGGCCTGGCCACCTTCGGCCATGCCACCAGCGCGGGCGTGCCGCCCGAGGTGGTGCAGCACACGCTGGTGCTCGAATACAACGACGTCGCCCAGCTCGAAGAAGCCTTCGCGCTGCACGGCAGCGAGATCGCCGGCCTGATGATCGAGCCGATCGCGGGCAACATGAACTTCGTCCGCGCGAGTGTGCCCTTCATGCAGCGCTGCCGCGAGCTGTGCACGCAGCACGGCGCGCTGCTGGTGCTGGACGAGGTGATGACGGGGTTCCGCGTGGCGCTCGGCAGCGCGCAGAGCGTCTATGCGAAGGCCATTCCCGGTTTCAGGCCCGACATCACCGTGCTCGGCAAGGTGATCGGCGGCGGCATGCCGCTCGCGGCGTTCGGCGGCTCCCGCGCGGTGATGGAGCAGTTGGCCCCGCTGGGCCCGGTCTACCAGGCCGGCACGCTGTCGGGCAACCCGGTGGCCACGGCCTGCGGGCTGGCCACGCTGCGCGAGATCAGCCGCCCCGGCTTCTACGAGGCGCTGGGCGAGCGCACCCGTGCGCTGGCGGACGGACTGGCAGAGGCCGCGCGCGCCGAGGGCGTCCCGTTCTGCGCCGACAGCGAGGGCGGCATGTTCGGCTTCTTCCTGATGCCCGAGCTGCCGCAGAACTACCCCACGGTGATGGCCACGGACAGTGCACGGTTCAATGCGCTCTTCCACGGCCTGCTCGAGCGCGGCGTGTACATCGCGCCCGCGCTCTACGAAGCGGGGTTCGTGAGCAGCGCCCACACGGCGCAGGACATCGACGAGACCCTGTCCTGCGCCCGCGAGGTGTTCCGCACGCTGGGCGCGCAATAG
- a CDS encoding rubredoxin produces the protein MTDPKTWMCLICGWIYDEAAGSPEHGIAPQTRWEDVPMNWTCPECGARKEDFEMVQI, from the coding sequence GTGACGGACCCAAAAACCTGGATGTGCCTTATTTGCGGCTGGATATATGACGAAGCCGCAGGTTCTCCCGAGCACGGTATAGCGCCCCAGACCCGCTGGGAAGATGTGCCCATGAATTGGACGTGTCCTGAATGCGGAGCGCGCAAGGAAGACTTCGAAATGGTCCAGATCTGA
- a CDS encoding response regulator translates to MTKLTNTNGATFKVLVVDDSNTIRRSAEIFLKQGGHEVLLADDGFDALAKVNDYQPQLIFCDILMPKLDGYQTCAIIKRNARFADTPVVMLSSKDGVFDKARGRMVGCQEYLTKPFTKDQLLKAVQQFGNAQQGAM, encoded by the coding sequence GTGACGAAATTGACCAACACAAATGGCGCGACCTTCAAGGTGCTCGTCGTGGACGACAGCAACACCATTCGGCGCAGCGCGGAGATCTTTCTGAAGCAGGGTGGCCATGAGGTCCTGCTGGCAGACGATGGTTTCGATGCCCTGGCGAAGGTCAACGATTATCAGCCCCAGCTGATTTTCTGCGACATCCTGATGCCGAAACTCGATGGCTACCAAACCTGCGCCATCATCAAGCGCAATGCACGTTTCGCAGATACGCCCGTTGTCATGCTTTCTTCGAAAGACGGCGTATTCGACAAGGCACGTGGGCGCATGGTGGGGTGCCAGGAATATCTCACCAAACCATTTACCAAAGACCAGCTGCTGAAAGCCGTTCAGCAGTTTGGTAATGCCCAACAAGGAGCAATGTAA